Proteins encoded by one window of Pseudomonas coleopterorum:
- a CDS encoding TolC family outer membrane protein yields MIVLRLLSGVILSMFVLQAAGAEPVVPKDLPPKPPVSALTYALDLAGLYREARLEDPRVLAAYARARAASEQQREALGGLLPQLSAQSNVNRILRKDDAAREIYDNKSYSLSLTQYLYNKTAWEGWQKSKSVTAQKGAQAEDAHAEATVDLAKRYFIALAADDELELVQAERRATQKNLDRINMLYERQMAKITDQLDLKARVDALAAQEVDARNQVQVSREALSEIVGRRIDERLSRVRNDVALQAPVAPLANFVSQAMEANPLLKAYQSGAEAADAAVREGKGGHYPQLSVSLSAQQSDVGYDNTLTPRSDSYVATLGVRVPIYSGGSTSARVRGLYDDQLAAEQDLEGIRRQVVKETTTAYLTAQASVEKIRANKNALSSAQQSSVAAQKAFAYGVVNAVDVLTSVQNEFKARRDLLKSQYDFITNLFMLNRWSGQLNQESVDSVNVWLSPEPEQGLPGGDVAKVKTKP; encoded by the coding sequence ATGATCGTGCTGCGTTTGCTATCTGGTGTGATATTGAGCATGTTCGTTTTGCAAGCAGCGGGCGCGGAACCGGTGGTGCCCAAGGATTTACCTCCCAAACCGCCCGTGTCGGCGTTGACCTATGCGCTCGACCTGGCTGGACTGTATCGCGAGGCGCGCCTGGAAGATCCACGGGTACTGGCGGCCTATGCTCGGGCCCGTGCTGCCTCTGAACAACAGCGCGAGGCGCTTGGTGGTTTGCTGCCGCAGTTGTCGGCGCAGAGCAACGTCAACCGGATTCTGCGCAAGGACGACGCCGCGCGGGAAATCTATGACAACAAGAGCTATTCCCTGAGCCTGACCCAATATCTCTATAACAAGACGGCTTGGGAGGGCTGGCAGAAGTCCAAGAGCGTCACTGCGCAGAAAGGCGCGCAGGCTGAAGATGCCCATGCCGAGGCCACAGTCGACTTGGCCAAGCGCTATTTCATTGCCTTGGCTGCCGACGACGAACTGGAACTGGTGCAAGCCGAACGCCGGGCGACGCAGAAGAACCTCGATCGGATAAACATGCTGTATGAACGGCAGATGGCCAAGATCACCGATCAGCTGGATCTCAAGGCGCGGGTCGATGCCCTGGCCGCACAGGAAGTGGATGCGCGTAACCAGGTGCAGGTAAGTCGCGAAGCGCTGTCGGAGATTGTCGGGCGGCGCATTGATGAGCGTTTGAGCCGGGTGCGTAACGACGTGGCATTGCAGGCGCCGGTCGCGCCCCTGGCCAACTTCGTGTCCCAGGCAATGGAGGCCAATCCGTTGCTCAAGGCCTACCAGAGTGGTGCCGAAGCTGCTGATGCCGCCGTGCGTGAAGGGAAGGGTGGGCATTATCCGCAGCTGAGCGTAAGTCTGAGTGCTCAGCAGAGTGACGTGGGTTACGACAATACCTTGACGCCACGCAGTGATAGTTATGTTGCGACACTGGGTGTAAGGGTTCCCATCTATAGCGGTGGGTCTACTTCTGCGCGGGTGCGCGGTCTCTATGACGATCAGCTGGCCGCAGAGCAGGATCTCGAAGGCATCCGGCGGCAGGTCGTCAAAGAGACGACCACGGCCTATCTGACCGCGCAGGCCAGCGTCGAGAAAATCCGTGCGAACAAGAACGCCTTGTCTTCGGCTCAGCAGTCCAGCGTTGCAGCTCAGAAAGCCTTTGCCTATGGCGTGGTTAATGCGGTGGACGTTTTGACCAGCGTGCAGAATGAGTTCAAAGCGCGCAGGGATTTGCTCAAATCCCAATATGACTTCATTACCAACCTTTTCATGTTGAATCGTTGGAGCGGGCAGTTGAACCAAGAGAGTGTCGACAGTGTCAACGTCTGGCTCAGCCCAGAGCCCGAGCAAGGCCTGCCCGGTGGCGACGTTGCCAAGGTGAAAACCAAACCCTGA
- a CDS encoding HlyD family type I secretion periplasmic adaptor subunit, with amino-acid sequence MTSKAITTFDHNFDDMPTSDRGIRRIGMTIVFVTFGIFGTWAALAPLGNAVHGTGNVTVQSYRKTVQHLEGGIVKELLARDGDMVKKGDPLIVLDEGQLSAEYESTRNQLIVARYKEARLRAERDGLQAIPPVVLSGTDSERAQEALAGEQQVFSARHDSRLSEISVQRERISQLRQQILGLQDMIKTKQNLEKSYTGEIVQLKDLLSQGFVDNQRLLEQQRRLDMLKTEVADHQSTIVKTRLQISETEMQIVQLNKKFSSDVANELSDVQAQVFDLQEKESALSDRLSRVVIRAPESGMVLDMKVHTVGGVVSAATPLLDIVPASAELIVEAHVAPNDIDRLSLGKRADIRFSAFNNSTTPVIEGEVTRISADALKDERSGDPYYLVRVKVSEDGMKKLGDRKLQPGMPAEVLINAGDRTMLEYLLKPAQNLIATSMIEE; translated from the coding sequence GTGACCAGCAAGGCTATTACCACGTTCGACCACAACTTTGACGATATGCCCACCTCCGATCGAGGCATTCGGCGCATTGGCATGACCATTGTTTTTGTCACTTTCGGTATCTTCGGGACTTGGGCTGCGCTGGCACCGCTCGGCAACGCGGTCCACGGCACCGGTAATGTTACGGTGCAGAGCTACCGTAAAACAGTCCAGCACCTCGAGGGCGGGATCGTTAAAGAGCTGCTTGCCCGCGATGGCGACATGGTCAAGAAGGGTGATCCGCTGATCGTGCTGGATGAAGGACAACTAAGTGCCGAGTATGAGTCCACGCGCAACCAGTTGATCGTTGCCCGCTACAAAGAAGCTCGTTTGCGCGCCGAGCGCGACGGGTTGCAGGCCATTCCGCCCGTGGTCTTGTCCGGCACCGACTCGGAGCGTGCCCAAGAGGCATTGGCCGGCGAGCAGCAGGTCTTCAGTGCGCGTCATGACTCACGGTTGAGCGAGATATCTGTCCAGCGCGAGCGCATCAGTCAGTTGAGGCAGCAGATTCTGGGCCTGCAGGACATGATCAAGACCAAGCAGAATCTGGAAAAGTCCTATACCGGTGAAATCGTTCAGCTCAAGGACCTGCTGTCTCAGGGGTTTGTCGACAATCAGCGTTTGCTGGAACAGCAGCGCCGTTTGGACATGCTCAAGACGGAAGTGGCCGATCATCAGTCCACCATTGTGAAAACCCGCCTGCAGATCAGCGAGACAGAAATGCAGATCGTGCAGCTGAACAAGAAATTCAGCTCGGACGTGGCTAACGAGCTTTCCGATGTGCAGGCTCAGGTGTTTGATCTGCAGGAGAAAGAGAGTGCCTTGAGCGATCGCCTGTCCCGCGTGGTCATTCGTGCGCCGGAAAGCGGCATGGTGCTGGATATGAAAGTGCATACGGTAGGCGGTGTGGTCAGTGCTGCTACTCCACTGCTAGATATCGTACCTGCTTCCGCAGAGCTGATTGTCGAGGCGCACGTCGCACCGAATGACATCGATCGGCTTTCGCTTGGCAAGAGAGCAGATATTCGTTTTAGCGCTTTCAACAACTCTACTACTCCAGTAATCGAAGGCGAGGTAACCCGTATTTCGGCCGACGCGTTGAAGGACGAGCGTTCAGGTGATCCCTATTACCTGGTGCGCGTTAAGGTGTCCGAAGACGGCATGAAGAAACTCGGTGATCGTAAATTGCAGCCTGGCATGCCTGCTGAAGTGCTCATCAATGCTGGTGACCGCACTATGTTGGAGTATCTACTTAAGCCTGCGCAGAATCTAATCGCCACGTCGATGATCGAGGAATGA
- a CDS encoding type I secretion system permease/ATPase, with protein sequence MSRPRENNLQAALKACKTSFLSVGFFSFFVNALMLVPTFFMIQVSGRVVPASSTSTLMMLTLILTVLMITMGALEWVRSRIMVRISNRLDVLLSRDVYRASFKRALSSGGMDATAQSLNDLTSLRQFLTGNGLFAFFDAPWFPIYTAVMFLFHPWFGWMTVGSGLVLIVLAFANHRYTANAIASANKESVSSNVTTNKTLRNAEVIESMGMLETLMNRWAIRQRRVLMLQSDASDKGGTISSISRTFRNWSQSIMLALGAYLAITHQINPGLMMAGSLLLGRALAPIDQIISSWKGFIAARVQYTRLNGVLDKLSAEPDRMPLPAPQGHIQVENLVVAPPGAKAPVIRNISFVAPAGSIVGIVGPSAAGKSTLVRALMGIWPTQHGVVRLDGADISSWDKHELGPYVGYLPQDIELFEGTISDNIARFEKIDAEKVVQAAQTAGVHEMVLMLPDGYDTVIGSDGVNLSGGQRQRIGLARAIYGNPRLIVLDEPNSNLDEVGERALSVALQKIKETGATVFIVSHRPNILSRLDRILVMSNGTISLYGERDKVIAELAAQQAKGQARVAQPGAAAPGAVAPTAPKPPAPPAGPAAPAPAASAPNGA encoded by the coding sequence ATGAGTCGGCCACGTGAAAATAATCTGCAGGCAGCATTAAAGGCCTGCAAAACCAGCTTCCTCTCGGTAGGATTCTTCAGCTTCTTCGTAAACGCGTTGATGCTGGTGCCAACCTTTTTCATGATCCAAGTGTCCGGTAGGGTGGTTCCAGCAAGCAGCACTTCTACCTTGATGATGCTGACCTTGATACTGACTGTGCTCATGATCACCATGGGTGCGCTCGAATGGGTCCGCTCCAGAATCATGGTTCGTATAAGCAATCGGCTCGATGTCTTGCTCAGCCGCGACGTGTACCGAGCTAGCTTCAAACGCGCGTTGAGCAGTGGTGGCATGGACGCAACAGCTCAATCGCTAAACGATCTGACGTCGCTGCGCCAGTTCCTCACTGGAAACGGCCTTTTTGCATTTTTCGATGCCCCTTGGTTTCCTATCTATACAGCTGTGATGTTTCTGTTTCACCCTTGGTTTGGTTGGATGACCGTGGGGTCGGGCTTAGTCCTGATCGTATTGGCGTTCGCCAACCATAGGTACACGGCGAATGCGATCGCTTCCGCCAACAAGGAAAGCGTTAGCTCAAATGTCACAACCAATAAGACATTGCGCAACGCGGAAGTGATCGAATCCATGGGGATGCTTGAGACGCTGATGAACCGGTGGGCGATACGTCAGCGCAGGGTGTTGATGCTGCAATCGGACGCCAGCGACAAAGGCGGAACTATCTCTTCCATTTCAAGAACATTTCGAAATTGGTCCCAGTCGATAATGTTGGCTTTGGGTGCCTATTTGGCGATCACCCATCAGATCAACCCTGGCCTGATGATGGCAGGCTCGCTTCTTTTAGGTCGTGCTCTAGCTCCGATCGATCAAATAATCAGCAGCTGGAAGGGTTTCATTGCTGCGCGGGTTCAGTACACTCGCCTTAACGGCGTGCTGGACAAACTCAGCGCAGAGCCTGACCGCATGCCGCTACCAGCGCCACAAGGTCATATCCAGGTCGAAAATCTCGTCGTTGCGCCGCCGGGCGCCAAGGCCCCGGTCATCCGCAACATCAGTTTCGTTGCGCCCGCCGGTTCAATCGTCGGTATCGTCGGCCCTAGCGCTGCGGGCAAATCGACCCTCGTTCGTGCATTGATGGGCATTTGGCCTACACAGCACGGCGTTGTACGACTCGACGGCGCAGACATCAGTAGTTGGGACAAGCACGAACTAGGCCCCTATGTGGGGTACCTGCCTCAGGACATCGAGCTTTTTGAAGGGACGATCAGCGACAATATCGCGCGCTTCGAAAAAATCGATGCGGAAAAAGTCGTGCAAGCAGCACAGACTGCAGGCGTCCATGAAATGGTGCTGATGCTTCCGGACGGCTATGACACAGTGATCGGTAGCGACGGAGTCAACCTCTCAGGTGGTCAGCGTCAACGAATTGGCTTGGCACGTGCAATCTATGGCAACCCGCGACTGATCGTGCTCGATGAGCCTAACTCCAACCTCGATGAAGTGGGTGAGCGTGCATTGAGCGTGGCCCTGCAGAAGATCAAGGAAACAGGCGCCACCGTGTTCATCGTTTCCCACCGCCCCAACATACTTTCACGGTTGGACCGCATCCTGGTGATGTCGAACGGGACGATTTCTCTGTACGGCGAACGAGACAAGGTCATCGCCGAGCTTGCCGCTCAGCAGGCTAAAGGGCAGGCCCGTGTTGCGCAGCCCGGGGCCGCCGCTCCCGGCGCCGTAGCTCCAACAGCACCGAAGCCTCCAGCGCCTCCGGCAGGCCCCGCTGCGCCAGCACCTGCTGCTTCTGCACCCAATGGCGCTTGA
- a CDS encoding DUF4214 domain-containing protein, with the protein MQYDSPISSETFQTSLTSTNFSSATAAAISSLLSLETTETVNLASWDGVSAPLTPTGQTAAAEVVTGTIAGRTGDTVNLAIPDSLASAKAFVLDSNANLNVTFNPVVAAAAAADASTVNAFSIAAAAVAADPATAIEFLVKTGNGDDIITVTGDQNTYIDAGFGNDIITTGNGNNTVVAGLGNNVITTGTGNDTIVLSGVNHSDVVNTGAGYDVVQLDGSSANYSFVAGNNFNVTLNGAQGLGQTAAITDAEFLSFTDSEGVLSTVALAHNDAEAVALRLYEGILGRDADVTGAQQWTTQVNAGTSVNTIAENFLNSAEYTDADNTAFIDTLYTTLLGRGIGEDTAGAQNWLSVLANGGSLVDVVTGIATSQEAIAQDSSNGEFVEALYQAALERTADADGLSSWVSQLVNGASRAEVAAGILGSSEAAEKSTDNFLNDLYVKALGRTEEQAAADVTGKAGWVEALANGATHADVAIGIIGSQEAIAHIDNVVVLHGAV; encoded by the coding sequence ATGCAATACGACAGCCCTATTTCGTCCGAAACGTTCCAGACCTCTCTGACCAGCACCAATTTCTCGTCCGCAACTGCGGCCGCGATCAGTTCGTTGCTCAGCCTGGAAACCACCGAAACTGTCAACCTGGCTAGCTGGGATGGCGTTTCTGCACCTCTGACTCCTACTGGTCAGACTGCCGCTGCAGAAGTCGTTACGGGCACCATCGCTGGTCGTACTGGCGACACCGTTAACTTGGCTATTCCTGATTCGCTGGCTTCAGCCAAGGCGTTCGTACTGGACAGCAATGCTAACCTCAACGTTACATTCAATCCTGTCGTAGCTGCGGCCGCTGCAGCAGATGCATCGACTGTAAACGCCTTCAGCATCGCAGCCGCCGCTGTTGCCGCTGATCCAGCAACTGCCATCGAGTTCCTGGTCAAAACTGGCAACGGCGATGACATCATTACTGTAACCGGCGACCAGAACACCTACATCGACGCCGGCTTCGGCAACGACATCATCACTACTGGTAACGGCAACAATACTGTAGTAGCCGGCTTGGGCAACAACGTCATCACCACCGGCACTGGTAACGACACCATCGTTCTGAGCGGTGTAAACCATTCTGATGTCGTCAACACTGGCGCTGGCTATGACGTGGTTCAGCTGGATGGTTCGTCTGCCAACTACAGCTTCGTTGCAGGCAACAACTTCAACGTTACGCTGAACGGCGCTCAAGGCCTTGGCCAAACTGCTGCAATCACCGACGCTGAATTCCTGAGCTTCACTGATAGCGAAGGCGTTCTGAGCACCGTTGCTTTGGCTCATAACGATGCCGAAGCTGTCGCCCTGCGTCTGTATGAAGGTATCCTCGGCCGTGACGCTGACGTTACTGGTGCTCAGCAGTGGACTACTCAGGTCAATGCTGGCACTTCGGTGAACACCATTGCCGAGAACTTCCTGAACTCTGCCGAGTACACCGACGCTGACAACACCGCATTCATCGACACCCTGTACACCACCCTGCTGGGTCGTGGCATCGGTGAAGACACTGCTGGTGCTCAAAACTGGCTGAGCGTATTGGCCAACGGTGGCTCCCTGGTAGACGTCGTAACCGGCATCGCTACTTCGCAAGAAGCCATCGCCCAGGACAGCAGCAACGGCGAATTCGTCGAAGCTCTGTACCAAGCAGCTCTGGAGCGTACTGCCGACGCTGACGGTCTGTCGTCGTGGGTTAGCCAACTGGTGAACGGTGCAAGCCGTGCAGAAGTTGCCGCTGGCATCCTGGGTTCTTCCGAAGCAGCCGAGAAGTCGACCGACAACTTCCTGAACGACCTCTATGTAAAAGCGCTGGGTCGTACTGAAGAGCAGGCTGCTGCCGACGTTACTGGTAAAGCAGGCTGGGTCGAGGCTCTGGCTAACGGCGCCACCCATGCTGACGTTGCCATCGGCATCATCGGTTCGCAGGAAGCCATTGCTCACATCGACAACGTTGTTGTGCTGCACGGCGCGGTGTAA
- a CDS encoding glycosyltransferase family 2 protein, which translates to MDIFHRHRQANEHDLAAAALECAMQTSEYRPEALIWKGIGTLPHDPQLAFIFLSNAAHLLPHRPDVHALVGRSILLQRQPKLAKEYLWSAWQKNPNDLSLRMTLWQARSQCESPQKLRTSILAHLPDITEASELSFVLKLLLAQPDGASTFGVVRYSPEEKEVQGWAVDLRNPQAVPTLELESNGQTMSLTANLAHPLLTAIGLPATHGGIRIKVPNPTRAVNIRFSAGACLLGSPVSAMPTFVPPPAVLGTGTAPSVDVLIPVYDGLEETLECINSAIAARKLNRTPHRIVVLEDATPILGLRKALNVLAGKGKIKLVQNPVNLGFIRNINRGMALNSLQDVVWLNADTRVQGNWLDRLHAKAYAAADIASVTPFTNNGELMSFPISRISAPMPNAIEHAKIDDLAREVDSPAVELETGCGFCLYIKRSALDVVGYLDEVHLSRGYGEETDWCLRARQHGFRHIGAPNVFVAHKGGVSFKEEKALRVAYNNAILRTRFPSAESDYEAFCKRDPLRPARNALQSARLPEIYDWLKNRGLPSNGVIPLYAHNQVPVDEPVMLEYRQGEAGLMITVKAMTTPLMTVLEYSMPRDSADLRQTMTALLNNGVRGLVCKGTPQVPVALQDLLCGLDISSSADDLPPIETVNITSDVLEHRAIIADDLSQSDVLHKWLKIAQVLRKTRSVNVLCVEGDGPALATLRSTGAVLGLLAPSGHDHAQWAALSGCERLISLDPESASDAYCQTMTKRYGLPLYILDQEPSVEIDAGIRAHG; encoded by the coding sequence ATGGACATTTTTCACCGTCACCGTCAGGCCAATGAGCATGACCTCGCCGCTGCAGCGCTGGAATGCGCCATGCAAACGTCCGAATACCGACCGGAGGCTTTGATCTGGAAAGGTATCGGGACATTGCCGCATGATCCGCAGTTGGCTTTTATTTTTCTAAGCAATGCAGCGCACCTGCTTCCTCATCGACCAGACGTACACGCCTTGGTCGGCCGAAGCATTCTTCTTCAGCGTCAGCCAAAGCTTGCGAAAGAGTATCTGTGGTCGGCCTGGCAGAAAAACCCAAACGACCTTTCTTTGAGAATGACTCTGTGGCAAGCCCGTAGCCAGTGTGAGTCGCCCCAGAAATTGCGCACATCAATTCTGGCGCACCTTCCTGATATCACCGAGGCGAGTGAACTCTCTTTCGTGTTGAAGTTGCTGCTCGCCCAGCCCGATGGCGCTTCTACCTTTGGCGTGGTTCGCTACAGCCCCGAGGAAAAGGAAGTTCAGGGCTGGGCCGTGGATCTACGCAATCCACAAGCTGTCCCCACTTTGGAGCTTGAGTCCAACGGGCAAACGATGTCGTTGACCGCCAATCTGGCGCATCCGCTACTGACTGCCATAGGTCTTCCCGCCACTCACGGCGGTATCCGAATCAAGGTTCCTAATCCCACGCGGGCCGTGAACATACGATTCTCAGCAGGAGCCTGCTTGCTGGGCAGCCCGGTGTCGGCGATGCCAACGTTCGTCCCGCCCCCTGCAGTTCTTGGAACAGGTACAGCTCCGTCAGTCGATGTACTGATTCCGGTATATGACGGGCTCGAGGAAACCCTCGAGTGCATCAACAGCGCGATCGCAGCTCGTAAGCTCAATCGCACACCACACCGGATCGTAGTACTGGAAGATGCCACGCCGATTCTAGGTTTGCGAAAGGCGCTCAACGTCTTGGCAGGGAAAGGCAAAATCAAGCTGGTGCAGAATCCTGTGAATCTGGGTTTCATTAGGAACATTAACCGCGGCATGGCACTCAACAGCTTGCAAGACGTGGTCTGGCTCAATGCCGATACACGAGTCCAGGGTAATTGGCTGGACCGGCTGCATGCAAAGGCGTACGCTGCGGCCGATATCGCCTCAGTTACCCCCTTTACCAACAATGGCGAGCTGATGAGCTTTCCTATTAGCCGCATTAGCGCGCCGATGCCAAATGCCATCGAACACGCCAAGATCGATGACCTGGCTCGAGAAGTGGACAGCCCTGCGGTAGAGCTAGAGACCGGATGCGGCTTTTGCCTCTATATCAAGCGGAGTGCATTGGATGTCGTGGGCTATTTGGACGAGGTGCATCTGAGTCGTGGTTATGGTGAAGAAACCGATTGGTGCCTTCGAGCGCGTCAGCATGGTTTCAGGCATATCGGAGCTCCCAACGTATTCGTCGCTCACAAAGGCGGAGTCTCCTTCAAGGAGGAAAAAGCGCTAAGGGTGGCTTATAACAACGCAATATTGCGTACGCGGTTTCCTAGCGCCGAATCCGACTATGAGGCCTTCTGCAAGAGAGATCCATTGCGGCCAGCACGCAACGCACTTCAGAGCGCTCGCCTACCTGAAATATACGATTGGCTCAAGAACCGAGGGCTGCCTAGCAACGGTGTCATACCTCTCTATGCCCACAATCAAGTGCCCGTCGATGAGCCGGTGATGCTTGAGTATCGCCAAGGTGAAGCTGGTCTGATGATCACCGTCAAGGCAATGACTACACCCTTAATGACAGTACTTGAATACAGCATGCCTAGAGATAGTGCAGATCTCCGTCAAACCATGACCGCTCTGCTGAACAATGGTGTGCGCGGCTTGGTTTGCAAAGGGACTCCTCAAGTGCCAGTCGCACTACAGGATCTACTGTGTGGATTAGATATAAGTTCCAGCGCCGACGACCTCCCCCCCATTGAGACGGTGAATATCACGTCAGACGTTCTCGAACATCGCGCGATAATAGCGGACGACCTATCCCAATCCGACGTGCTGCACAAGTGGTTGAAGATCGCGCAGGTACTTCGCAAAACGCGTTCAGTCAACGTGCTCTGCGTCGAAGGTGACGGTCCCGCGTTAGCGACACTTCGTTCAACCGGCGCCGTACTAGGCCTGCTTGCTCCATCTGGACATGACCATGCTCAATGGGCAGCATTGAGCGGTTGCGAACGATTGATCAGCCTTGACCCTGAATCGGCAAGTGATGCCTATTGCCAAACCATGACCAAGCGGTATGGTTTGCCCCTTTATATACTGGATCAAGAACCTTCAGTCGAAATCGACGCCGGGATCCGTGCACATGGATAA
- a CDS encoding glycosyltransferase family 2 protein, protein MNDQNATSRMCGLITGLYGDVLQGWALDPSKPALRLVVEVFIDGHSVGFAKANEFHPGADGGDEFNGFALQLRESWLSTAKTISARIANQEKWLEGTVHLPAPSPADPAPAASQVWHTGGLKVSGWAFDPTDPNRAVTVTVREGINTVATVTADHLHHALAYKASRHHGFEIDLPWVLADGKLHNLEVLNDRGQPLSGSPLQLCCWPEGIESLVRSNGHTRLNTHGDTLLATVARHQEVLLPKSAGFEHYPEWFEVFQAPAPAVEGTPLRCGVMIITDGNNTLETITQSSVANQRAEVTLTVLTHEDDITAAINKLEAQKCDAIIPVMAGDRLSPYAVDQLMGLMTDGVIWGYGDCDCDGINGERTSPWLKPIWDIDLFLGADIFTPGAVIRTEAIKSVFEHIRKNTQPARISWLDFVSALAFFSETSGSTVGHLPRVVYHRHTRLPRSPVGAERNIKREKSIGWLVQNLVPGSTVKPNHIYPALLVPQWAHPQTFPKVTLMIPTRDRVDLLRTCVEGVLKSTNYPNLEIIIVDNDSTEDETLQYFDELQTRGVRVLPHPHAFNYPAVNNRAAEVSTGELVCLLNNDIEIIDSNWLTELVKHCLRPNIDVVGAKLLWSNGMVQHGGVVIGINGLAAHAGNNLEDRDPGYLGNNQITHRRTAVTGACMLLTRELYLKHRGMDEFLFPVAFNDVDLCLRITESGGRILWVASSKLIHAESASRGKDISAERRSRAKREQDYFIRKWSVINRSDPFYHPSLSHDYLTGPYSGLALPPTNNSIRYSYSVLTSTEQREMERLKG, encoded by the coding sequence ATGAACGATCAAAATGCAACCTCTCGTATGTGTGGACTCATTACTGGGCTGTACGGCGACGTACTACAAGGCTGGGCACTAGACCCTTCAAAACCCGCGCTACGTCTGGTGGTCGAAGTGTTCATCGATGGGCATAGCGTAGGCTTTGCCAAAGCTAACGAATTCCATCCAGGGGCGGATGGGGGCGACGAATTCAATGGTTTCGCCCTTCAGCTTCGTGAAAGCTGGCTTTCAACCGCTAAAACCATCTCCGCACGTATCGCCAATCAAGAGAAATGGCTTGAAGGAACTGTTCACCTCCCTGCGCCCTCTCCTGCTGATCCAGCACCGGCGGCTTCACAGGTATGGCATACCGGTGGACTTAAAGTCAGTGGCTGGGCATTCGATCCTACTGATCCGAATCGAGCAGTGACCGTGACGGTCCGAGAAGGTATCAACACCGTGGCCACAGTCACCGCCGATCATCTGCATCATGCTCTAGCTTATAAGGCCAGCCGGCACCACGGCTTCGAGATTGATTTGCCGTGGGTATTAGCGGATGGAAAACTGCATAATCTCGAGGTATTAAACGACCGAGGTCAACCCCTGTCTGGTAGTCCACTGCAGCTATGCTGCTGGCCAGAAGGTATAGAGTCACTCGTACGCTCAAATGGCCACACTCGTCTAAACACGCACGGTGATACTTTGTTGGCAACTGTAGCGCGCCACCAAGAAGTACTACTTCCAAAAAGTGCTGGATTTGAGCACTATCCAGAGTGGTTTGAAGTATTTCAAGCGCCAGCACCAGCTGTAGAGGGTACACCGCTTAGATGTGGCGTAATGATAATTACCGATGGGAACAATACGCTTGAGACAATCACTCAATCAAGTGTTGCGAATCAACGGGCCGAAGTTACTCTCACTGTGCTGACCCATGAGGATGACATTACAGCGGCAATAAATAAGCTTGAGGCCCAGAAGTGTGACGCAATTATTCCCGTGATGGCTGGAGACAGATTATCCCCATACGCAGTTGATCAACTGATGGGGTTGATGACTGACGGGGTGATTTGGGGATATGGTGATTGTGATTGCGATGGCATAAATGGTGAGCGTACCTCGCCATGGTTAAAGCCGATTTGGGATATAGACCTGTTCTTAGGCGCTGACATATTTACCCCTGGCGCGGTGATACGGACCGAAGCGATCAAAAGCGTTTTCGAGCACATTCGAAAAAATACCCAGCCAGCGCGGATCAGCTGGTTAGACTTCGTTAGCGCTCTAGCTTTTTTTAGCGAAACATCAGGCTCTACCGTAGGGCATCTCCCCCGCGTAGTTTATCATCGGCATACTAGACTACCTAGAAGTCCTGTTGGGGCTGAAAGAAACATAAAAAGAGAAAAGTCGATTGGGTGGCTGGTTCAAAACCTAGTGCCCGGTTCGACTGTAAAACCAAATCACATTTATCCCGCGCTGCTAGTTCCTCAGTGGGCTCACCCCCAAACGTTTCCTAAAGTGACCCTTATGATTCCGACGCGAGATCGGGTTGATCTTCTTCGGACATGTGTTGAGGGGGTTTTGAAAAGCACCAATTATCCAAACTTAGAAATTATTATAGTTGATAATGATTCCACCGAGGATGAAACGCTCCAATATTTCGACGAACTACAAACACGGGGTGTACGCGTGCTGCCACATCCGCATGCGTTCAACTATCCTGCAGTCAATAACAGGGCTGCCGAGGTATCAACAGGCGAGCTTGTCTGCCTACTGAATAATGACATTGAAATCATAGATAGCAACTGGCTCACCGAACTGGTGAAGCATTGCCTTCGTCCCAACATAGATGTGGTAGGAGCGAAACTCCTTTGGTCGAATGGTATGGTTCAACACGGTGGAGTCGTTATAGGTATCAATGGCCTCGCCGCACACGCAGGGAACAACCTAGAAGATAGAGATCCCGGTTATCTTGGGAACAATCAGATTACACATCGCCGAACTGCAGTGACTGGCGCTTGCATGCTACTCACCAGAGAGTTGTACTTGAAACACCGCGGCATGGATGAGTTCCTTTTTCCGGTAGCTTTCAATGATGTTGATCTCTGTTTGAGAATTACGGAATCTGGAGGGCGTATTTTGTGGGTAGCTTCCAGCAAGCTAATTCACGCAGAATCTGCAAGCCGTGGCAAGGACATTAGCGCCGAGAGGCGAAGTAGAGCAAAGCGAGAGCAAGATTACTTCATAAGAAAATGGTCCGTAATCAATAGAAGCGATCCTTTCTATCACCCTTCTCTTTCTCATGATTATTTGACTGGGCCATATTCAGGTCTAGCATTACCACCAACTAACAACTCAATCAGATACAGCTACTCAGTTCTAACCTCAACTGAGCAGCGAGAAATGGAAAGATTGAAAGGATGA